The DNA segment ATAGCGAATACGTATAGGACTTCACGCATAGTATTTGGCATTAACAACTTTTCGAAATTTTTGCTGAGACCTGTTGTGTTTCTCAGTTCAAACACGAAAAACAAGAAAACGAATGACAATAGTATAATGAAATACACATCGTCATTTTCGAATAGGAATGGGAAAATCATAGACAATATGGTTGTAATTGCAAAGCAAGCTATTATCGCTATTGCAAGTTCACGTAATCTTATTGTTCTCAGGCGGACATTAAAGTCCCGTATTCTTTTATCCATTTTATCTCTCCCACCATATTTTATTTTGGTAATACTAATTGCGATAAGTTATTGTGAATAAAGATAGCACTGTCCTTAAATAACTTTTTTACAATATGTAATCTTATAAATCAAAATTTCCTTGTTATTATAATATTTTTATTCTTTATAAACCAACAATAATTAATTTAAATTATGTTTAGCTATTAATATTTATTATTAAGTAACAACATTTATATATTTTTATATAATATAATTATTATTTAAAGAGGAGTCTAATAATATGTTTGATTTGGTGTATAATACCATATTTTTTGCTTCTTATGGTAATTTCTATGGGCTTAGTAATATAACACTCAGTTTATTTGATGTTCTATTAGCTTATATTGTGACTATTATTGTTTCTATTTTAGTTGCATTACTTTTAAGGATGCCATTATTACCTAGCAAACCATATCGGTATTCTTTTGATGTGAGTGCAATGTATCCGACTCCGATAATAGCTGTTGGTGTTTTTTCAATATTTCTTGTTTTAAATTACACTTTTATGTATAATGGAATTGTATTGGCTATTGTTATTGGTATTTTATCTGCATTGTTTGTGAAATATTTATTTGATTTTGTGTTTCCAAAGCCTCTAGATGAAGGTAAGGGGGAGGATATTAAATGAATGAAGTAATTGGTATCATAATTGCTGCAATTCTTTGTTGGTTGAATTTTGTTATTGTTGATACATATTTCGGACTTCCCGAGCAACCTGGTGTTAGAGGAGCTAGGATTATTGGTGAAAATGTCGAAAAGAGAGGGGGAGATATTGCTGGCGGATTTTTCCAAGGAAACATTGTTTGTTCTCCGGACGCATCTGCTGGTACATTAATAGCTTCTATTGGATATTTGCTTTTAGGGATTCCTGGTGGAATTATAGCAGCATTTTTAGTATTTATGGGAAATAGATTGTGTGCTGATCCAGGTTATGCGGGAACTGTTGGAAGCCTAACTGCCACTATAATTATTTTTATTTGTTCATTTGTTGGATTTACTCCTGAAATGTTTATTGTAGGGATGGTTATAGCAATATTGACTGTACAGGGCATCGACCATAAAAGAGCTTCAATTGTTTTAGGCAAAATTGCAGAAAAATTCAATAGGCATGCTTGAGAGTGATAATATGTATGTTGAAATAATCGGAGTTATAGTCATCTTTGTTGCATTAAGAGCTTTAATAACTCGAAATAAGGCTGAAAGATTATTGTATTTAAATGTTATTGGATTTGGAGTTTCAGCCATTATAGCTTTAGTAATTAATACTCCATTTGCTCTTGTTGTTGCAGCAGCATTCTTTATCTGTTCTACAATTAGTGCAAATGCAATTGCATACACATTAGACCGACTA comes from the Methanobrevibacter sp. genome and includes:
- a CDS encoding energy-converting hydrogenase A subunit A EhaA; this translates as MFDLVYNTIFFASYGNFYGLSNITLSLFDVLLAYIVTIIVSILVALLLRMPLLPSKPYRYSFDVSAMYPTPIIAVGVFSIFLVLNYTFMYNGIVLAIVIGILSALFVKYLFDFVFPKPLDEGKGEDIK
- a CDS encoding DUF2109 domain-containing protein — protein: MYVEIIGVIVIFVALRALITRNKAERLLYLNVIGFGVSAIIALVINTPFALVVAAAFFICSTISANAIAYTLDRLDDEILLE